The genomic region GTTAACTCCGGTTTGACGGTGGATTTCGATGATATGCTGGGCTTCCAGCTCCTGCCGCCGGGCCACTTCCTGAACCTCGTGTTTTTCCAGCAGATCGGCCAGCGTAATGCCTCTCAGGTATTCCCGTATCTGCTCGCTCAAACCCATCCAGAGATCGTGCGTCAGGCAGGCCTGTTGCTTCTGGCAGTTGGCCTCGCCGCCGCATTTGGTGGCGTCGATCTGCTCGTCGACCGCGGCAATAATGGCGGCGATGCTGATATCGCTCGCCTTTCCGGCCA from Methylosarcina fibrata AML-C10 harbors:
- the iscR gene encoding Fe-S cluster assembly transcriptional regulator IscR, encoding MRLTTKGRYAVTAMLDLAFHSQKIPVTLTEVATRQTISLSYLEQLFARLRRAGMVKGVRGPGGGYKLAGKASDISIAAIIAAVDEQIDATKCGGEANCQKQQACLTHDLWMGLSEQIREYLRGITLADLLEKHEVQEVARRQELEAQHIIEIHRQTGVNVYPD